TGACATCCTTTTTCTGCCACGGCTGGCCGGCCGGCAACAGCACGAGTTCGGTCAGGTCGAGCAACTCGGCGAAACGGCGAGCAAGGGCCAGATGAGCGTCGTGAATCGGGTCGAACGTGCCGCCCAGCAAACCAACGCGTCGAGCACAAGGGAGATTCGATTTCAGTGGACGATCCTCTTCGGGGACAGATTGCAACAGGTGCGGCGATCCGGTCTCATAGTCTGCAGCTTTCTTGCGGCCTGCTTTGTAGTTCTTTTGAAGGCAGTTCTTTTATAACCACTCTCGTGCCACCAGGAAATCCGAGTAAAGCCGCGCTTCGGGCGTGCCAGGCTCCGGTTTCCAGTCGTAGCGCCATGAAACTGCCGGCGGCATCGACATCAGGATGGATTCCGTACGGCCGCCGCTTTGCAGCCCGAACAGCGTGCCGCGGTCGAAGACGAGGTTGAATTCCACGTAGCGGCCGCGCCGGTACGTCTGGAATTCACGCTGCGCTTCGTTGTAAGGCGTGTTGCGCCGGCGTTCGATGATCGGCAGATATGCGGCGAGGAAGCTGTCGCCGACGCTGCGCACCATGGCGAACGATTCGTCGAAACCGGGTTCCGAGACGTCATCGAAGAAAATCCCGCCGACCCCGCGCGCTTCATTGCGGTGCTTGAGATAAAAATACTCGTCGCACCATTTCTTGAAACGCGGGTACAGATCCGTGCCGAAGGGTGCCAGCGCGTCCCGGCACACGCCGTGAAAATGCCGCGCGTCTTCCTCGTAGCCATAATAAGGCGTGAGGTCCATGCCGCCGCCGAACCAGAACAGGGGGGGCTCACCCGCTTTTGTCGCGATCAGCAGGCGCACGTTCATGTGCACGGTAGGGCAGTGCGGATTGCGCGGATGCATGACGAGCGACACACCCATGGCCTCGAAGCCACGCCCGGCAAGTTGCGGACGCGCGGCGCTCGCCGAGGCTGGCAAAGCGTCGCCGGCTACATCGGAGAAACCGATGCCGCCGCGTTCGAAAAACTGGCCGCCTTCGAGAATCCGCGTGCTGCCGCCTCCGCGCAACCGTTCTTCCGGGCCACGCTGCCAGGAATCGATGAGGAATTCGTTGCCGTCGAACGCGCCAAGCGTCTGCGCGATCTGCTCTTGCAAACCGGTCAGATAAGTGCGGACAGCTTGT
This window of the Caballeronia sp. SBC1 genome carries:
- the hemF gene encoding oxygen-dependent coproporphyrinogen oxidase, yielding MTAPTYDVQAVRTYLTGLQEQIAQTLGAFDGNEFLIDSWQRGPEERLRGGGSTRILEGGQFFERGGIGFSDVAGDALPASASAARPQLAGRGFEAMGVSLVMHPRNPHCPTVHMNVRLLIATKAGEPPLFWFGGGMDLTPYYGYEEDARHFHGVCRDALAPFGTDLYPRFKKWCDEYFYLKHRNEARGVGGIFFDDVSEPGFDESFAMVRSVGDSFLAAYLPIIERRRNTPYNEAQREFQTYRRGRYVEFNLVFDRGTLFGLQSGGRTESILMSMPPAVSWRYDWKPEPGTPEARLYSDFLVAREWL